A genomic stretch from Bacillus sp. N1-1 includes:
- a CDS encoding uracil-DNA glycosylase family protein, which yields MDTSEKFEQQYQALAKNYEVPEVISSKTKLIFILESPHVAEVKNGVPVAGPSGATMSKKLFGPDYAKPLGLLLKKHREEELERPSLDVVGLLNVCNIPMQARPYTSEDLESNRELLDCLGTIRTTAKKTPFKDEALVKVNELLLTKFKNRLMELIDREVTLVPCGRFAQKYFELANVSSDKWTIVHNVPHPSYNSWSRERYQEPVNRVIDAFNCHKI from the coding sequence ATGGATACATCTGAAAAATTTGAACAGCAATATCAAGCACTTGCGAAAAATTACGAAGTGCCAGAGGTCATCTCATCGAAAACAAAGCTTATTTTTATATTAGAATCTCCACACGTAGCGGAAGTTAAAAACGGCGTACCCGTTGCAGGTCCTTCAGGTGCGACGATGTCAAAGAAGCTTTTCGGGCCAGACTATGCAAAGCCTCTTGGACTATTATTGAAAAAGCACCGAGAAGAAGAGTTGGAAAGACCTTCTCTTGATGTAGTCGGTTTGTTAAATGTGTGTAATATACCAATGCAAGCAAGACCTTATACCTCTGAAGATCTAGAAAGCAACCGTGAGTTACTAGACTGTCTCGGCACAATTCGAACAACTGCAAAGAAAACGCCTTTTAAAGATGAAGCATTAGTTAAGGTTAATGAACTTCTCTTAACAAAATTCAAAAACCGTTTGATGGAACTGATCGATCGAGAAGTGACGCTCGTTCCCTGTGGACGATTTGCTCAAAAGTATTTTGAACTCGCAAATGTATCGAGTGATAAATGGACGATAGTGCACAACGTTCCTCATCCTAGCTACAATTCTTGGAGTCGTGAGCGTTATCAGGAGCCTGTCAATAGGGTAATTGATGCTTTTAATTGTCATAAAATATAA
- a CDS encoding helix-turn-helix domain-containing protein, which yields MRQDTLGYALRELRMYLGLSQSNLSEGICTQALISQIENNDVSPSAELLYQLASRLGVDINYFFHMKETPRLDYVNEVIRQVRKHIKRREYRVVAEILEAEEANPLFRTVKNKQFYLWHKAICTYYLERDPHSALQLLDEALRLTTTTSKNYSEREIELLISMAILYSEEKDWERALPLFHKALYHVRFFPIINDETIEIRLYYNYSKALSTCRNYEKALSIAREGFLLCREKQRLYLFGELSYQCGKLHYLLGKQELAYEYLATASTIFELDQNQLFKEHVDHYAKKIGMIQNA from the coding sequence GTGCGTCAGGATACACTCGGATATGCGTTGCGCGAACTTCGAATGTACCTTGGACTATCACAGTCCAATTTATCGGAAGGCATCTGTACACAAGCGTTAATAAGCCAGATTGAAAACAATGATGTATCACCCTCCGCTGAGCTTCTTTACCAATTAGCATCAAGACTAGGTGTTGATATTAATTATTTTTTTCACATGAAAGAGACACCTCGCCTTGATTATGTGAATGAAGTGATTCGACAGGTTAGAAAACACATTAAACGGCGCGAATATCGTGTAGTTGCTGAAATACTTGAAGCAGAAGAAGCGAACCCCCTTTTCCGAACAGTAAAAAATAAACAATTCTATCTTTGGCACAAAGCCATTTGCACCTATTATTTAGAACGAGACCCCCACTCTGCACTTCAGCTTCTAGATGAAGCCCTACGCCTTACAACGACTACTTCAAAGAATTACTCAGAACGTGAAATTGAACTACTCATTAGCATGGCGATCTTGTATAGTGAGGAAAAAGATTGGGAACGCGCGCTACCGTTATTTCATAAAGCGCTCTATCATGTTCGCTTTTTCCCCATTATTAATGATGAAACGATTGAAATCCGTCTCTATTATAATTATTCCAAAGCACTATCCACTTGTCGAAACTACGAGAAAGCTCTGTCCATTGCACGAGAAGGATTTTTACTTTGTCGCGAGAAACAGCGCCTCTATCTTTTTGGCGAACTTAGCTATCAGTGTGGCAAGCTTCACTATCTACTCGGAAAACAAGAGTTAGCTTATGAATATCTCGCGACAGCCTCCACCATTTTTGAACTTGATCAAAATCAGCTCTTTAAAGAACATGTGGATCATTATGCAAAGAAAATTGGAATGATTCAAAACGCGTAG